In Cotesia glomerata isolate CgM1 linkage group LG1, MPM_Cglom_v2.3, whole genome shotgun sequence, one genomic interval encodes:
- the LOC123275418 gene encoding spermine oxidase-like isoform X4, with the protein MKVLILLLGFISVISSEEISPKIVIIGAGASGIAAASKLLQNGFNNITILEAEDRIGGRVYSVKIGEYLADIGGEWVTGEKGNVVYELAQPLGLLEKSYENNEWNATMRLFGSSGNEVNQKIATELIEYFENVTESMDSSVDLKTGSLGEYVEIKLDEYFKNHPEISADLQQPLKNFLDLLDMIHDAGKNWHEISAKGSLQYEETEGDQAINWKERTYGTILDILMKKYPNPEEELPVKNITKLNTKVSEIKYEENPVKVITANKEEYSADHVIVTPSLGVLQKNMNTLFNPQLPEKKFNAIKNLSFGGVAKIILYYENPWWLDDPTYIRAIYWTEDERKELENDSLRKWMLSVSVGMRIEHKPKLLLLWVSGSYVKEMELVPEELFQEQVKEFVGKFFGKTYNITEPTEIKRSMWNTNENFLGTYRSPGLPEDKFDTPTEDYAEPILINDKPVLQFAGEGSSVHWGMVNGAIESGWREADRLINYYAKN; encoded by the exons ATGAAAGTTTTAATTCTTCTACTAGGTTTTATAAGTGTTATTTCTTCTGAAGAAATATCAcctaaaattgtaattattggtGCCGGTGCATCGGGAATCGCCGCAGCTTCAAAATTGCTTCAAAATGGATTTAATAATATCACAATTCTCGAAGCAGAAGATCGAATTGGCGGAAGAGTTTATTCTGTTAAAATag GTGAGTACTTAGCTGACATTGGGGGTGAATGGGTCACAGGAGAAAAAGGTAACGTTGTCTATGAGCTAGCTCAGCCATTAGGTCTTCTTGAGAAATCTTATGAAAATAATGAGTGGAATGCAACGATGCGATTATTTGGATCTTCGGGGAATGAAGTGAATCAAAAAATCGCTACTGAATTGAtagaatatttcgaaaatgtCACTGAATCTATGGATTCGAGTGTTGATTTGAAAACTGGATCTCTTGGGGAATATGTCGAGATTAA GTTAGATGAATACTTTAAAAATCATCCGGAAATAAGCGCAGATTTACAGCAGcctttaaagaattttttggatttgTTGGATATGATTCACGATGCTGGGAAAAATTGGCATGAAATTTCAGCAAAAGGTTCTTTACAGTACGAAGAAACTGAAGGAGATCAGGCTATTAATTGGAAGGAGAGAACTTACGGTACTATTTTGGACATACTTATG aaaaaatatccGAATCCAGAAGAAGAATTACCTGTGAAGAATATAACAAAGCTTAATACAAAAGTTTCTGAGATAAAATATGAAGAAAATCCTGTAAAAGTAATCACTGCTAATAAAGAAGAATACTCGGCTGACCACGTGATAGTTACGCCATCTTTAGGAGTTCTTCAGAAGAATATGAACACACTATTCAATCCACAATTACCTGAAAAGAAGTTCAATGCAATTAAA aatCTTTCCTTCGGAGGTGTTgctaaaataattctttactACGAAAATCCGTGGTGGCTTGATGACCCGACTTACATTCGAGCTATATACTGGACGGAAGATGAAAGAAAGGAGTTGGAAAATGAt tCTTTACGAAAATGGATGCTTAGCGTATCAGTGGGGATGAGGATCGAGCACAAACCGAAGCTACTTCTTCTCTGGGTATCTGGAAGTTACGTAAAGGAAATGGAGTTAGTTCCTGAAGAATTGTTCCAAGAACAAGTCAAGGAATTTGTAGGAAAGTTTTTTGGAAAAACTTACAATATTACTGAGCCGACGGAGATAAAACG GAGTATGTGGAACACTAATGAGAACTTTCTTGGAACTTATCGGTCTCCGGGATTGCCTGAGGATAAGTTTGATACTCCTACTGAAGATTACGCCGAGccgattttaataaatgataaaccA gtaTTGCAATTTGCTGGAGAAGGTTCTAGTGTTCACTGGGGTATGGTAAACGGCGCCATTGAGTCGGGATGGCGAGAAGCAGATcgtctaattaattattacgctaaaaattaa